The DNA segment AGAGTTCCTACAGAAGTTGGAACCGTGGATCTACCAACGTTATTTAAGCCGCGCCGATATCACCGGCATCAAGGCCCTCAAACGCCGCATTGAAAAACGTGCCACCGCCGCCGGGGCAGCCGATGCCAATGTCAAAACGGGACACGGCGGGATTCGCGATATTGAATTCGTGATTCAGTTCCTGCAGCTTCTCAACGGAGGCGATCTTCCCCAAATCCGTACCCCAAACACGCTGGAAGGGATTCGCACCCTGGAAGAAGTCGGCTGCCTGACGCTGCAAGAACGGACGATCCTGAAAGACAACTACAGCTTCCTCCGCAAGCTCGAGCATCGTTTGCAAATCATGTTCGATCTGCAAACCCACTCTCTGCCTGCCGACCCGCACGAACGCAACAAGCTGGCACTGCGGATGGGCTACATCGATAGCCCGGAGGCCTCTGCTCTCGATCAATTTCAGGCCGACTTCGCCGAGAAGACCGAGATCAATCGCAAGATTCTCGATCACCTGCTGCACGACGCGTTTCCCGACGAAGAAGTCACCGCACCATCGGTCGATCTGGTGCTCGACCCAGAACCGACCGCCGACTCGATCGACGAAGTTCTTTCTGACTTCGGTTTTCACGATCCGAAAGCGGCCTACGAAAACCTGATGGCGCTGACGAGGGAACGGGTTCGTTTCTTATCGACACGGCGTTGTCGACACTTTCTCGCGGCGATCGCCCCGCAACTGCTCGAAGCGATTTCGCAAACGCCTGACCCCGACTCAACGCTGGTCAACCTTTCTCAGGTCAGCGATTCGTTGGGGGGTAAAGAAGTGCTGTGGGAGTTGTTCAGCGCCAACCCGGCCACGCTGCATTTGTACGTTCGCTTGTGTGCTGGCAGCCCGTATCTTTCCAACGTGCTGATCAGCAACCCTGGCATGATCGACGAACTGATGGACTCGCTCATGCTCTCGCGTCTCCCCAGTCGGCGTTCGCTTGAAGAGATGCTGCTGGAACTGTGCCGAGGGGCAGAAGACATCATGCCAATCCTGCACAGCTTCAAAAACCTGATGCACTTGCGCGTTGGCGTGCTGGATATCCTTGGGCGAAAAGATCTTGGCGGGCGTCTGCAAACGCTGTCCGACGTGGCAGAAGTTTGCTTGCATCAGATTGTCTTTCGCGAATACCGCCAATTGTTGGCCCGCTTCGGCGAGCCTCGCCTAGCCAACGGCAAGCCTTGCGATCTGATCATTCTCGGGCTCGGCAAAATCGGTGGGGCCGAGCCGAATTATCATAGCGACCTCGACATTATCTTCGTTTACGAAGGGGACGGGCACACGGTGCTGGATGCACGCAGCCGGGGCGGTAGCAGCACCACGAACCAACATTTCTTCGGTCAGCTTGGCCAACGCATCATCAAAAGCGTCAACGAACTGGGGCCTTATGGCCGGCTGTACGAACTCGATCCTCGTTTGCGTCCCACCGGCAAAAGCGGACCGATGGCGGTGACATTGGAAGATCTTTACAACTACCACGCCAAAGGTCAGGGGGAACTTTGGGAACGCCAAGCGCTGACCAAAGCCCGTCCGATCTTCGGTTCCTCTGATGGGTGCGAAGCAGCCAC comes from the Bremerella cremea genome and includes:
- the glnE gene encoding bifunctional [glutamate--ammonia ligase]-adenylyl-L-tyrosine phosphorylase/[glutamate--ammonia-ligase] adenylyltransferase, yielding MTVSDFTKLAENSSAASEWLAHLKIVDTARGRENLNSFARLNLPHDLQSFLCGKLAEALPSCSDPDMALNNLERLFSRSRSPLSLAAMFERDATSLNTLVRIFCTSQSLSDQIITDPESFELVRITDGQPAARQYLVDEIVAEVKLLNEEQAIMKALRRYKRRETLRIAYGDLICNQSIETVTRQISFLADALIEAAVQAAGKLVSLRFGKPTGRNSRNGRPHPPRFSVLALGKLGGSELNYSSDIDLLFLYDGDGNTDGEKSITNKEYFERVGQRLMKLLTEPTELGTPYRIDMRLRPEGSHGPLINNLEGALHYYDIMGRTWERQAFVKARTCAGDTSLGEEFLQKLEPWIYQRYLSRADITGIKALKRRIEKRATAAGAADANVKTGHGGIRDIEFVIQFLQLLNGGDLPQIRTPNTLEGIRTLEEVGCLTLQERTILKDNYSFLRKLEHRLQIMFDLQTHSLPADPHERNKLALRMGYIDSPEASALDQFQADFAEKTEINRKILDHLLHDAFPDEEVTAPSVDLVLDPEPTADSIDEVLSDFGFHDPKAAYENLMALTRERVRFLSTRRCRHFLAAIAPQLLEAISQTPDPDSTLVNLSQVSDSLGGKEVLWELFSANPATLHLYVRLCAGSPYLSNVLISNPGMIDELMDSLMLSRLPSRRSLEEMLLELCRGAEDIMPILHSFKNLMHLRVGVLDILGRKDLGGRLQTLSDVAEVCLHQIVFREYRQLLARFGEPRLANGKPCDLIILGLGKIGGAEPNYHSDLDIIFVYEGDGHTVLDARSRGGSSTTNQHFFGQLGQRIIKSVNELGPYGRLYELDPRLRPTGKSGPMAVTLEDLYNYHAKGQGELWERQALTKARPIFGSSDGCEAATQTIRAAITCHPWQPADADEIRKMRVRMEETASKNNIKRGPGGTVDIEFVVQMLQMKHLAESPEILVPNTLDGLKLLYEKGYLGKEDHDHFVKAYEFLRMVEARLRLMNTSARHDLPEERLEVAKLAYLLDYADPATLLKECRQMTRDTRRRFDQIFAAAGAGTA